Proteins encoded together in one Dermacentor variabilis isolate Ectoservices chromosome 2, ASM5094787v1, whole genome shotgun sequence window:
- the LOC142572815 gene encoding uncharacterized protein LOC142572815: MYNMRRNFCCCCSCKGGGSAESVCGDVGGFGQSFNCVKKDFTAMQRIRQDYHGFFYKFFRKAPQLLDKLLSFVAEDLTQQHHIRETPGAWRTTCCGIELLGIPARHKRRCLDLLCED; the protein is encoded by the exons ATGTACAACATGAGAAGgaacttttgctgctgctgctcttgcaaaggcggcgggagcgcagaaagcgtctgcggcgacgttggtgggttcggccagtctttcaactgcgTAAAGAAGGACTTcacggct atgcaacggatacgtcaggattaccacggatttttctacaagttctttcgcaaggcgccgcagctcttggacaagctattgagctttGTCGCAGAGGACCTCACACAGCAGcaccacattcgagaaacccctggagcctggagaacgacttgctgtGGCATTGAG ctacttggcatcccggcaagacataaaagacgttgccttgACCTACTGTGTGAGGATTGA